The following are from one region of the Camelus ferus isolate YT-003-E chromosome 13, BCGSAC_Cfer_1.0, whole genome shotgun sequence genome:
- the SFPQ gene encoding splicing factor, proline- and glutamine-rich, with translation MSRDRFRNRGGGGGGFHRRGGGGGRGGLHDFRSPPPGMGLNQNRGPMGPGPGQGGPKPPIPPPPPHQQQQQPPPQQPPPQQPPPLQPPPHQPPPHQPPHQQPPHQQPPHQQPPPPPQDSSKPVVPQGPGPAPGVGSAPPASGSAPPATPPTSGAPTGPGPTPTPPPAVTSAPPGAPPPAPPSSGVPTTPPQAGGPPPPPAGVPGPGPKQGPGPGGPKGGKMPGGPKPGGGPGLSTPGGHPKPPHRGGGEPRGGRQHHPPYHQQHHQGPPPGGPGGRSEEKISDSEGFKANLSLLRRPGEKTYTQRCRLFVGNLPADITEDEFKRLFAKYGEPGEVFINKGKGFGFIKLESRALAEIAKAELDDTPMRGRQLRVRFATHAAALSVRNLSPYVSNELLEEAFSQFGPIERAVVIVDDRGRSTGKGIVEFASKPAARKAFERCSEGVFLLTTTPRPVIVEPLEQLDDEDGLPEKLAQKNPMYQKERETPPRFAQHGTFEYEYSQRWKSLDEMEKQQREQVEKNMKDAKDKLESEMEDAYHEHQANLLRQDLMRRQEELRRMEELHNQEMQKRKEMQLRQEEERRRREEEMMIRQREMEEQMRRQREESYSRMGYMDPRERDMRMGGGGAMNMGDPYGSGGQKFPPLGGGGGIGYEANPGVPPATMSGSMMGSDMRTERFGQGGAGPVGGQGPRGMGPGTPAGYGRGREEYEGPNKKPRF, from the exons ATGTCTCGGGATCGGTTCCGAAACCggggcggtggcggtggcggcttCCACCGGCGCGGAgggggcggcggccgcggcggcctCCACGACTTCCGCTCCCCGCCGCCCGGCATGGGCCTCAATCAGAACCGCGGACCCATGGGGCCCGGCCCGGGCCAGGGTGGTCCCAAGCCCCCGATCCCGCCACCGCCTCCGcaccagcaacagcagcagccacCGCCGCAGCAGCCACCACcccagcagccgccgccgcttCAGCCGCCGCCTCACCAGCCGCCGCCTCACCAGCCGCCGCACCAACAGCCGCCGCACCAGCAGCCGCCGCaccagcagccgccgccgccgccacaggACTCATCCAAGCCCGTCGTTCCTCAGGGACCTGGCCCGGCTCCCGGAGTAGGCAGCGCTCCCCCGGCCTCCGGCTCGGCGCCGCCTGCCACCCCGCCGACCTCTGGGGCCCCGACGGGGCCCGGCCCCACCCCGACCCCGCCACCTGCTGTCACCTCGGCGCCCCCCGGGGCGCCCCCGCCCGCGCCGCCGAGCAGCGGGGTCCCCACCACCCCCCCTCAGGCTGGGGGCCCGCCGCCTCCACCCGCCGGGGTCCCAGGGCCCGGGCCTAAGCAGGGCCCGGGACCCGGCGGCCCCAAAGGCGGCAAAATGCCAGGTGGGCCGAAGCCCGGCGGCGGTCCGGGCCTAAGCACTCCCGGCGGCCACCCCAAGCCGCCGCACCGAGGCGGCGGGGAACCCCGTGGGGGCCGGCAGCACCACCCGCCCTACCACCAGCAGCACCACCAAGGGCCCCCGCCCGGCGGGCCCGGCGGCCGCAGCGAGGAGAAGATCTCAGACTCCGAG GGGTTTAAAGCCAACTTGTCTCTCTTGAGGAGGCCTGGAGAGAAAACTTACACACAGCGTTGTCGGTTGTTTGTTGGGAATCTACCTGCTGATATCACGGAAGATGAATTCAAAAGATTATTTGCTAAATATGGTGAACCAGGAGAAGTTTTTATCAACAAAGGCAAAGGATTCGGATTTATTAAGCtt GAATCTAGAGCATTGGCTGAAATTGCTAAAGCTGAACTTGATGATACACCCATGAGAGGTAGACAGCTTCGGGTTCGATTTGCCACACACGCTGCTGCCCTTTCAGTTCGAAATCTTTCACCTTATGTTTCTAATGAGCTGTTGGAAGAAGCTTTTAGCCAGTTTGGTCCTATTGAAAGGGCTGTTGTTATTGTGGATGATCGTGGAAGATCTACAGGGAAAGGCATTGTTGAATTTGCTTCTAAACCAGCAGCAAGAAAAGCATTTGAAAGATGCAGTGAAGGTGTTTTCTTACTGACAAC AACACCTCGTCCGGTCATTGTGGAACCCCTTGAACAGTTAGATGACGAAGATGGTCTTCCTGAAAAACTTGCACAGAAGAATCCAATGTATCAAAA GGAGAGAGAAACCCCTCCTCGGTTTGCCCAGCATGGCACATTTGAGTATGAATATTCTCAGCGGTGGAAGTCCCtggatgaaatggaaaaacagcAACGGGAACAAGttgaaaaaaacatgaaagatgCAAAAGACAAATTGGAAAGTGAAATGGAAGATGCCTATCACGAACATCAGGCAAATCTTTTGCGTCAAG ATCTGATGAGACGCCAGGAAGAATTAAGACGCATGGAAGAACTTCACAATCAAGAAATGCAGAAacgtaaagaaatgcaattgag gcaggaggaggaacGACGtaggagggaagaagagatgaTGATTCGTCAACGTGAGATGGAAGAACAAATGAGACGCCAAAGAGAGGAAAGTTACAGCCGGATGGGCTACATGGATCCA agagaaagagacatgaGAATGGGTGGTGGAGGAGCAATGAACATGGGAG ATCCCTATGGTTCAGGAGGCCAGAAATTTCCACCtctaggtggtggtggtggcataGGTTATGAAGCTAATCCTGGAGTTCCACCAGCAACTATGAGTGGTTCCATGATGGGAAGCGACATG